In Mytilus edulis chromosome 7, xbMytEdul2.2, whole genome shotgun sequence, a single genomic region encodes these proteins:
- the LOC139481177 gene encoding LOW QUALITY PROTEIN: atrial natriuretic peptide receptor 1-like (The sequence of the model RefSeq protein was modified relative to this genomic sequence to represent the inferred CDS: substituted 1 base at 1 genomic stop codon) — protein sequence MQEVITRSPPFDCCNEVIETDEIIARVASTEKPPYRPNFAADDCPPSIHKLTAMCWTDDPDDRPEFPAVLKLIRKQTGGKEDDLVDSLLRRMERYTLNLEELVEERTGQLAAEKKRSDELLYQILPQSVANELRLGKFVTPEWFDSVTIYFSDIVGFTELSGSSSPMEVISLLNDLYXNFDSIIETMDVYKVETIGDAYMVVSGLPIRNGSDHAAAICRLSLELRQQIQNFEIRHRPGQKLRLRVGIHTGPCVAGVVGLKMPRYCLFGDTVNVASRMESNGEACKIHISNTTKEILDGSFDVEERGQINIKGKGVMSTYWLLSEKNTMTKLSSISTTDLDV from the exons ATGCAAGAGGTGATAACACGTTCACCACCGTTCGATTGTTGTAATGAAGTCATAGAGACAGATG AGATAATTGCAAGAGTTGCGTCAACAGAGAAACCACCTTATAGGCCTAACTTTGCGGCTGATGATTGTCCTCCCAGTATACATAAATTGACGGCGATGTGTTGGACAGATGATCCTGATGATCGGCCGGAATTTCCTGCTGTTTTAAAACTCATACGAAAACAGACGGG tGGTAAAGAAGATGATCTGGTCGATTCTTTATTACGGAGAATGGAAAGATATACGTTGAACTTAGAGGAATTAGTAGAGGAAAGAACAGGTCAGCTCGCTGCAGAGAAAAAACGTTCAGATGAGTTATTATACCAAATATTACCACA ATCGGTTGCTAATGAGCTAAGGCTAGGAAAATTTGTTACACCAGAATGGTTTGACAGTGTAACGATATATTTTAGTGATATAGTGGGCTTTACAGAATTATCAGGCAGTAGTTCGCCAATGGAg GTTATATCTCTACTCAATGACTTATACTGAAATTTTGACAGCATTATAGAAACAATGGACGTATATAAG GTTGAAACAATAGGAGATGCATATATGGTAGTTTCAGGACTCCCTATAAGAAATGGAAGTGATCATGCAGCGGCAATATGCAGATTGTCCTTAGAATTACGCCAGCAAATCCAAAATTTCGAAATACGACATCGTCCTGGGCAAAAACTCAGGTTGAGAGTTGGAATTCACACAG GTCCATGTGTTGCTGGAGTTGTTGGATTAAAGATGCCTCGATACTGTTTGTTTGGCGACACTGTAAATGTTGCTTCCAGAATGGAATCAAATGGTGAAG catgtaaaaTACATATTAGTAACACCACTAAAGAAATTCTAGACGGTAGCTTTGATGTGGAAGAAAGAGGACAGATAAACATAAAG GGGAAAGGAGTAATGAGCACTTACTGGTTGCTATCGGAAAAGAATACAATGACAAAGTTATCATCAATTAGTACGACGGACTTGGATGTATGA